Proteins encoded within one genomic window of Ranitomeya variabilis isolate aRanVar5 chromosome 4, aRanVar5.hap1, whole genome shotgun sequence:
- the SMIM35 gene encoding small integral membrane protein 35 yields MVDALGVVLGSSLTVMLGATALYILIRWYQSGRCCYETSFVFNLYNIRQLKSMDLELAPPFTVSGTMHAHGPMSGYHYSQFRDSEV; encoded by the exons ATGGTGGATGCGCTAGGTGTCGTGTTGGGCAGTAGTTTGACAGTGATGCTTGGCGCCACGGCCCTGTACATCTTGATTCGCTGGTATCAGAGCGGACGTTGTTGTTATG AGACAAGTTTTGTCTTCAATCTTTACAACATTCG ACAGCTGAAGTCAATGGACCTGGAGCTGGCACCTCCCTTTACCGTCAGCGGCACAATGCACGCGCATGGTCCCATGTCTGGTTACCATTACTCTCAATTCCGGGACAGTGAAGTCTAG